One stretch of Prunus persica cultivar Lovell chromosome G1, Prunus_persica_NCBIv2, whole genome shotgun sequence DNA includes these proteins:
- the LOC18793549 gene encoding TMV resistance protein N isoform X1 — protein sequence MMLLPSDCCRIEEINKLMRWATCVLDAWKAHKASSSSSPSSSSKRWKYQVFLSFRGEDTRKGFTGHLHAALSDAGIRSFLDDDELKRAEFIKTQLEQAIDGSMISIIVFSKSYADSSWCLDELVKIMECRERLGQQVIPLFYNVDASDVRKQTGRFAQAFEKHETGICEGKHEKEKVQRWRNALTQAANLCGEDLNADNGHEAKFIKKILGEVNKQLYSKYQLDIEHLVGITSRLNDVVRMIDIENSGSKDVVRMIGIWGMGGIGKTTLAKAIYNKFEGSFEGRSFLANVREVIANQPITGLVGLQEKLLNDILKSKDPIKVDSVDVGITVIQERLHCKRALVIIDDVDEVQKLKAIARKRDWFGPGSRIIITTRDKHLLEQIGVDGTYMVEEMDEKEALELFGWHAFESGYPNQEYLDLSKRVIRYCRGLPLALEVVGSFLIKRSTVEWENHLEKLERSSDGDIQKILRISFDGLPDDTMRKIFLDISCFFIGKDKDYVTKILDGCGFFATIGVSVLIERCLVIASEQNKLMMHDLLRDMGREIVREKSTGRPENFSRLWKREDLTDVLSDESGTEEIEGVALDLQRNFRWNRFSAQAFTNMKKLRLLHLSGVELTGEYKDFPKKLIWLSWHGFPLRSIPDDFPMQPKLVALDLQYSELEIVWKDCELHQNLKVLNLSHSYQLTKSPDFSKLPNLEELILQSCWRLSEVHSSIGNLGRLSLVNLEGCEMLRDLPLNFYKSKSIETLILDGCWRFENLADGLGDMVSLKKLKVLSLRYVKRSPSTNLLPPLQRLSFLRELALADCSLTDDAFPKDLGSLISLENLNLASNDFFSLPSLSRLSRLQDLSLDNCKYLRAIPDLPTNLKVLQAHGCFSLKKMPDFSEMSNIRELYLRNSGKIAEILGLDKSLNSMTRIHMEGCTNLTADFRNNILQRWTSCGFGGIFLGGNDIPDWFHCVNDDDNVYFTVPQSVGRNLKGLTLSFGFSSSSYWVPCRFRISIKNVTGGTELDARIIPDYDNNKGTGYYLWQGQLSNDELKLQDGDKVWIEIIVDKWVKVKKIGVSLVWDKFMNENMIDYHLCAYERRPSQNLVNDDDIIHVECDNHITKSGDFSKFPNLEKLILKSCVNLSKVPSGILEDFLW from the exons atgatgttgCTGCCGTCGGATTGCTGTAGAATAGAAGAGATAAACAAGCTGATGCGATGGGCAACATGTGTATTGG ATGCCTGGAAAGCCCATAAAGCCTCCTCTTCATCCTCACCATCTTCCTCGTCAAAACGTTGGAAGTACCAAGTGTTCTTGAGCTTCAGAGGTGAAGACACACGCAAGGGCTTCACAGGCCACCTCCACGCCGCATTATCTGATGCCGGAATCCGCTCCTTTCTTGACGACGACGAGCTAAAAAGAGCGGAATTTATAAAAACCCAACTGGAGCAGGCAATCGACGGGTCCATGATCTCCATAATTGTCTTCTCCAAGAGTTATGCCGATTCCAGTTGGTGTCTTGACGAGCTGGTGAAGATCATGGAGTGTAGAGAAAGATTGGGGCAACAGGTTATTCCATTGTTCTATAATGTTGATGCTTCAGATGTCCGGAAACAAACTGGTAGGTTTGCGCAGGCATTTGAGAAACATGAAACGGGCATCTGTGAAGgtaaacatgagaaagaaaaggtaCAGCGGTGGAGAAATGCTCTCACTCAAGCTGCAAATTTGTGTGGGGAAGATCTTAATGCTGACAATGG GCATGAAGCAAAGTTTATCAAGAAAATTCTTGGGGAGGTTAATAAGCAGTTGTACAGCAAATACCAATTAGACATCGAACACCTTGTTGGAATTACTTCTCGGCTGAACGATGTTGTTCGCATGATTGATATTGAAAATTCAGGTTCTAAGGATGTTGTTCGCATGATTGGTATTTGGGGGATGGGCGGCATTGGGAAAACAACGCTTGCCAAAGCCATTTATAACAAATTTGAAGGTAGCTTTGAAGGTAGGAGTTTCCTTGCAAACGTGAGGGAAGTAATTGCAAACCAACCCATTACTGGTCTGGTTGGGTTGCAAGAAAAACTTCTAAATGATATCTTGAAAAGCAAGGATCCCATAAAGGTTGATTCTGTTGATGTAGGGATCACTGTGATACAAGAAAGACTTCACTGTAAAAGAGCACTGGTCATAATTGACGATGTAGATGAAGTACAGAAGCTAAAAGCAATAGCTAGAAAACGTGATTGGTTTGGTCCTGGAAGTAGAATTATTATAACAACAAGAGATAAACATTTGCTAGAGCAAATTGGAGTGGATGGCACATATATGGTTGAAGAAATGGATGAAAAAGAAGCTCTAGAGCTCTTTGGTTGGCATGCCTTTGAAAGTGGTTACCCTAATCAAGAATATCTTGACCTCTCAAAACGTGTAATTCGTTACTGTCGAGGCTTGCCACTAGCACTTGAAGTTGTAGGGTCTTTTCTGATTAAAAGATCCACAGTGGAGTGGGAAAATCATTTGGAGAAATTGGAAAGAAGTTCTGATGGAGATATTCAAAAAATACTCAGAATAAGCTTTGACGGGCTACCTGATGATACAATGAGAAAGATATTCCTTGATATATCTTGTTTCTTTATTGGAAAGGATAAGGACTATGTAACAAAAATATTAGATGGATGTGGCTTTTTTGCAACGATAGGAGTCAGTGTCCTCATTGAACGGTGCCTTGTAATTGCCAGTGAGCAAAACAAGCTGATGATGCATGATTTGCTTCGAGACATGGGAAGAGAGATCGTTCGTGAAAAATCCACCGGTCGtcctgaaaattttagtagaTTGTGGAAACGTGAAGACCTAACGGATGTATTGAGTGATGAATCT GGaactgaagaaattgaaggagTTGCTCTAGATTTGCAACGAAATTTTCGTTGGAACAGATTCAGTGCACAAGCATTTACCAACATGAAAAAACTGAGGTTACTCCACCTCAGCGGAGTAGAGCTCACTGGAGAGTACAAAGATTTTCCCAAAAAGTTAATATGGTTGTCCTGGCATGGATTCCCTTTAAGGTCGATACCAGATGACTTTCCTATGCAACCAAAACTTGTTGCTTTAGACCTGCAGTATAGCGAACTCGAAATAGTTTGGAAGGATTGCGAG TTGCATCAGAATTTGAAAGTCCTTAATCTCAGTCATTCCTATCAGCTAACAAAATCACCAGACTTTTCAAAACTCCCAAATCTCGAGGAATTGATATTGCAATCCTGTTGGCGTTTGTCTGAGGTTCACTCATCCATCGGGAATCTAGGAAGACTTTCTTTGGTAAATCTTGAAGGCTGCGAAATGCTAAGGGATCTCCCactgaatttctataaatccAAGTCTATTGAAACTCTTATACTTGATGGTTGTTGGAGATTTGAAAACTTGGCTGATGGCTTAGGGGACATGGTATCATTGAAGAAACTGAAAGTTTTATCTTTACGTTATGTGAAAAGATCGCCATCAACAAATCTTTTGCCTCCATTGCAAAGATTAAGCTTTTTAAGAGAATTAGCTCTTGCAGATTGCAGTTTAACTGATGATGCATTCCCCAAGGATCTCGGTAGCCTAATTTCCTTAGAAAATTTAAATCTTGCAAGCAATGACTTTTTCAGCCTACCAAGCCTCAGTCGTCTTTCACGGCTTCAAGATTTGTCTTTagataattgcaaatatcttCGTGCAATCCCAGATTTACCAACAAATTTGAAAGTCTTACAAGCACATGGCTGcttttcattgaaaaaaatgccAGATTTTTCAGAAATGTCAAATATAAGAGAATTGTATCTACGTAATTCGGGCAAAATCGCTGAGATTCTAGGCTTGGATAAGTCATTAAACTCCATGACAAGGATTCATATGGAAGGCTGCACCAATCTGACTGCCGATTTTAGGAACAACATCCtacag AGATGGACTTCTTGCGGATTTGGTGGAATTTTTCTCGGAGGAAATGACATTCCTGATTGGTTCCACTGTGTCAATGACGATGATAATGTGTATTTCACTGTGCCTCAAAGTGTTGGTCGTAATTTGAAAGGGTTAACTTTGTCCTTCggtttctcttcctcttcataTTGGGTCCCTTGTCGTTTTCGCATTAGCATTAAAAACGTCACCGGGGGTACTGAGCTTGATGCCAGGATCATACCCGACTATGACAATAATAAAGGTACTGGTTATTATCTTTGGCAGGGACAGTTATCAAATGACGAGCTCAAATTGCAAGACGGTGATAAAGTCTGGATTGAAATAATAGTGGACAAATGGGTGAAGGTGAAGAAAATAGGTGTTAGTCTGGTATGGGACAAATTTATGAACGAAAATATGATTGATTACCATCTTTGTGCGTATGAACGACGCCCATCTCAAAATCTGGTCAATGATGATGACATCATTCATGTCGAATGCGATAATCACATAACAAAATCTGGTGACTTTTCAAAATTCCCTAATCTCGAAAAGTTGATATTGAAAAGTTGTGTCAACTTGTCCAAGGT
- the LOC18793549 gene encoding TMV resistance protein N isoform X2: MGNMCIGSATDLNQYQLIDAWKAHKASSSSSPSSSSKRWKYQVFLSFRGEDTRKGFTGHLHAALSDAGIRSFLDDDELKRAEFIKTQLEQAIDGSMISIIVFSKSYADSSWCLDELVKIMECRERLGQQVIPLFYNVDASDVRKQTGRFAQAFEKHETGICEGKHEKEKVQRWRNALTQAANLCGEDLNADNGHEAKFIKKILGEVNKQLYSKYQLDIEHLVGITSRLNDVVRMIDIENSGSKDVVRMIGIWGMGGIGKTTLAKAIYNKFEGSFEGRSFLANVREVIANQPITGLVGLQEKLLNDILKSKDPIKVDSVDVGITVIQERLHCKRALVIIDDVDEVQKLKAIARKRDWFGPGSRIIITTRDKHLLEQIGVDGTYMVEEMDEKEALELFGWHAFESGYPNQEYLDLSKRVIRYCRGLPLALEVVGSFLIKRSTVEWENHLEKLERSSDGDIQKILRISFDGLPDDTMRKIFLDISCFFIGKDKDYVTKILDGCGFFATIGVSVLIERCLVIASEQNKLMMHDLLRDMGREIVREKSTGRPENFSRLWKREDLTDVLSDESGTEEIEGVALDLQRNFRWNRFSAQAFTNMKKLRLLHLSGVELTGEYKDFPKKLIWLSWHGFPLRSIPDDFPMQPKLVALDLQYSELEIVWKDCELHQNLKVLNLSHSYQLTKSPDFSKLPNLEELILQSCWRLSEVHSSIGNLGRLSLVNLEGCEMLRDLPLNFYKSKSIETLILDGCWRFENLADGLGDMVSLKKLKVLSLRYVKRSPSTNLLPPLQRLSFLRELALADCSLTDDAFPKDLGSLISLENLNLASNDFFSLPSLSRLSRLQDLSLDNCKYLRAIPDLPTNLKVLQAHGCFSLKKMPDFSEMSNIRELYLRNSGKIAEILGLDKSLNSMTRIHMEGCTNLTADFRNNILQRWTSCGFGGIFLGGNDIPDWFHCVNDDDNVYFTVPQSVGRNLKGLTLSFGFSSSSYWVPCRFRISIKNVTGGTELDARIIPDYDNNKGTGYYLWQGQLSNDELKLQDGDKVWIEIIVDKWVKVKKIGVSLVWDKFMNENMIDYHLCAYERRPSQNLVNDDDIIHVECDNHITKSGDFSKFPNLEKLILKSCVNLSKVPSGILEDFLW, encoded by the exons ATGGGCAACATGTGTATTGG ATCCGCCACTGATCTGAACCAGTATCAATTAATAGATGCCTGGAAAGCCCATAAAGCCTCCTCTTCATCCTCACCATCTTCCTCGTCAAAACGTTGGAAGTACCAAGTGTTCTTGAGCTTCAGAGGTGAAGACACACGCAAGGGCTTCACAGGCCACCTCCACGCCGCATTATCTGATGCCGGAATCCGCTCCTTTCTTGACGACGACGAGCTAAAAAGAGCGGAATTTATAAAAACCCAACTGGAGCAGGCAATCGACGGGTCCATGATCTCCATAATTGTCTTCTCCAAGAGTTATGCCGATTCCAGTTGGTGTCTTGACGAGCTGGTGAAGATCATGGAGTGTAGAGAAAGATTGGGGCAACAGGTTATTCCATTGTTCTATAATGTTGATGCTTCAGATGTCCGGAAACAAACTGGTAGGTTTGCGCAGGCATTTGAGAAACATGAAACGGGCATCTGTGAAGgtaaacatgagaaagaaaaggtaCAGCGGTGGAGAAATGCTCTCACTCAAGCTGCAAATTTGTGTGGGGAAGATCTTAATGCTGACAATGG GCATGAAGCAAAGTTTATCAAGAAAATTCTTGGGGAGGTTAATAAGCAGTTGTACAGCAAATACCAATTAGACATCGAACACCTTGTTGGAATTACTTCTCGGCTGAACGATGTTGTTCGCATGATTGATATTGAAAATTCAGGTTCTAAGGATGTTGTTCGCATGATTGGTATTTGGGGGATGGGCGGCATTGGGAAAACAACGCTTGCCAAAGCCATTTATAACAAATTTGAAGGTAGCTTTGAAGGTAGGAGTTTCCTTGCAAACGTGAGGGAAGTAATTGCAAACCAACCCATTACTGGTCTGGTTGGGTTGCAAGAAAAACTTCTAAATGATATCTTGAAAAGCAAGGATCCCATAAAGGTTGATTCTGTTGATGTAGGGATCACTGTGATACAAGAAAGACTTCACTGTAAAAGAGCACTGGTCATAATTGACGATGTAGATGAAGTACAGAAGCTAAAAGCAATAGCTAGAAAACGTGATTGGTTTGGTCCTGGAAGTAGAATTATTATAACAACAAGAGATAAACATTTGCTAGAGCAAATTGGAGTGGATGGCACATATATGGTTGAAGAAATGGATGAAAAAGAAGCTCTAGAGCTCTTTGGTTGGCATGCCTTTGAAAGTGGTTACCCTAATCAAGAATATCTTGACCTCTCAAAACGTGTAATTCGTTACTGTCGAGGCTTGCCACTAGCACTTGAAGTTGTAGGGTCTTTTCTGATTAAAAGATCCACAGTGGAGTGGGAAAATCATTTGGAGAAATTGGAAAGAAGTTCTGATGGAGATATTCAAAAAATACTCAGAATAAGCTTTGACGGGCTACCTGATGATACAATGAGAAAGATATTCCTTGATATATCTTGTTTCTTTATTGGAAAGGATAAGGACTATGTAACAAAAATATTAGATGGATGTGGCTTTTTTGCAACGATAGGAGTCAGTGTCCTCATTGAACGGTGCCTTGTAATTGCCAGTGAGCAAAACAAGCTGATGATGCATGATTTGCTTCGAGACATGGGAAGAGAGATCGTTCGTGAAAAATCCACCGGTCGtcctgaaaattttagtagaTTGTGGAAACGTGAAGACCTAACGGATGTATTGAGTGATGAATCT GGaactgaagaaattgaaggagTTGCTCTAGATTTGCAACGAAATTTTCGTTGGAACAGATTCAGTGCACAAGCATTTACCAACATGAAAAAACTGAGGTTACTCCACCTCAGCGGAGTAGAGCTCACTGGAGAGTACAAAGATTTTCCCAAAAAGTTAATATGGTTGTCCTGGCATGGATTCCCTTTAAGGTCGATACCAGATGACTTTCCTATGCAACCAAAACTTGTTGCTTTAGACCTGCAGTATAGCGAACTCGAAATAGTTTGGAAGGATTGCGAG TTGCATCAGAATTTGAAAGTCCTTAATCTCAGTCATTCCTATCAGCTAACAAAATCACCAGACTTTTCAAAACTCCCAAATCTCGAGGAATTGATATTGCAATCCTGTTGGCGTTTGTCTGAGGTTCACTCATCCATCGGGAATCTAGGAAGACTTTCTTTGGTAAATCTTGAAGGCTGCGAAATGCTAAGGGATCTCCCactgaatttctataaatccAAGTCTATTGAAACTCTTATACTTGATGGTTGTTGGAGATTTGAAAACTTGGCTGATGGCTTAGGGGACATGGTATCATTGAAGAAACTGAAAGTTTTATCTTTACGTTATGTGAAAAGATCGCCATCAACAAATCTTTTGCCTCCATTGCAAAGATTAAGCTTTTTAAGAGAATTAGCTCTTGCAGATTGCAGTTTAACTGATGATGCATTCCCCAAGGATCTCGGTAGCCTAATTTCCTTAGAAAATTTAAATCTTGCAAGCAATGACTTTTTCAGCCTACCAAGCCTCAGTCGTCTTTCACGGCTTCAAGATTTGTCTTTagataattgcaaatatcttCGTGCAATCCCAGATTTACCAACAAATTTGAAAGTCTTACAAGCACATGGCTGcttttcattgaaaaaaatgccAGATTTTTCAGAAATGTCAAATATAAGAGAATTGTATCTACGTAATTCGGGCAAAATCGCTGAGATTCTAGGCTTGGATAAGTCATTAAACTCCATGACAAGGATTCATATGGAAGGCTGCACCAATCTGACTGCCGATTTTAGGAACAACATCCtacag AGATGGACTTCTTGCGGATTTGGTGGAATTTTTCTCGGAGGAAATGACATTCCTGATTGGTTCCACTGTGTCAATGACGATGATAATGTGTATTTCACTGTGCCTCAAAGTGTTGGTCGTAATTTGAAAGGGTTAACTTTGTCCTTCggtttctcttcctcttcataTTGGGTCCCTTGTCGTTTTCGCATTAGCATTAAAAACGTCACCGGGGGTACTGAGCTTGATGCCAGGATCATACCCGACTATGACAATAATAAAGGTACTGGTTATTATCTTTGGCAGGGACAGTTATCAAATGACGAGCTCAAATTGCAAGACGGTGATAAAGTCTGGATTGAAATAATAGTGGACAAATGGGTGAAGGTGAAGAAAATAGGTGTTAGTCTGGTATGGGACAAATTTATGAACGAAAATATGATTGATTACCATCTTTGTGCGTATGAACGACGCCCATCTCAAAATCTGGTCAATGATGATGACATCATTCATGTCGAATGCGATAATCACATAACAAAATCTGGTGACTTTTCAAAATTCCCTAATCTCGAAAAGTTGATATTGAAAAGTTGTGTCAACTTGTCCAAGGT